In Macadamia integrifolia cultivar HAES 741 unplaced genomic scaffold, SCU_Mint_v3 scaffold149, whole genome shotgun sequence, one DNA window encodes the following:
- the LOC122063885 gene encoding glycine-rich RNA-binding protein 2, mitochondrial-like, with translation MAMSSKFGSLLRQSMSPNITSNGETAVTSMLNVVRCISTKLFIGGLSYGTDDQSLKEAFSSFGDVTEAKVILDRDTGRSRGFGFVSFADGESANSALSMDGQELNGRNIRVNIANDRPSGPRGGGYGGGFRGDGGFGGGAPGGVDGF, from the exons ATGGCAATGTCTAGTAAATTTGGGAGCCTTCTCAGGCAGAGCATGTCACCAAACATTACATCAAATGGGGAGACTGCAGTGACATCTATGCTGAATGTTGTTCGGTGTATTTCGACAAAACTCTTCATTGGAG GTCTTTCTTATGGGACTGATGACCAGTCTCTCAAAGAAGCATTTTCCAGCTTTGGTGATGTGACTGAAG CAAAAGTTATTTTAGATCGAGATACTGGAAGGTCAAGGGGCTTTGGATTCGTGAGTTTTGCTGATGGTGAATCTGCTAACTCGGCACTCTCTATGGATGGCCAG GAACTAAATGGACGGAACATCCGTGTAAATATTGCAAATGATAGGCCCAGTGGACCTCGTGGCGGCGGCTATGGTGGTGGTTTCCGTGGGGATGGAGGTTTTGGAGGTGGTGCCCCCGGAGGGGTTGACGGGTTCTAA